The Microplitis mediator isolate UGA2020A chromosome 8, iyMicMedi2.1, whole genome shotgun sequence genome has a window encoding:
- the LOC130673853 gene encoding uncharacterized protein LOC130673853, whose amino-acid sequence MQDCWRLKIGWDESASQELAAKWLSFAEQLTHMPAIDINRRLIIDQPIGVEIHGFCDASKLCYGACIYIRSTNSSNQVWVGLACSKSRVAPLKETTIPKLELCGALTLARLYHNVQSTLGVSISRLVLWSDSTIALAWIKKSSVVLKVFESNRVKEIQKLTADVEWWYVGTKTNPADALSRGQFPREFQTNSNWFQGPSWLSQSSNFWPTNPTLETQGPLETLELQCLVIQSEPSVIFNRFSSYSKLINVISLCLPWRSSSIFKTNRVSVAERHQTETRILHLIQQEQFGSEISNLENSKPVKSAKLGAFDPYFGNSGLLQVGSHLKNFDLTRSQKHPILLPSHHYVTDLIIRDTHQRMHHAGILSTLFAIRQRFWLLDDKNQVRKIVRKCVVCIRHRPEPIQYKMADLPRFQVQGSYAFEHTGLDFCGPFLIKEKRYNRETRSCNTTLIKAYGCIFICMSTRAEHIEIVSDLSTDAFLASFRRFIGRRGIPSHVHSDNGLNFVGASNQLHELYSLLQSKDHQDQVLLFSNPRNITWHFNPPLSPYFGGVWEVAVKSFKHHFK is encoded by the coding sequence ATGCAAGATTGTTGGCGTCTGAAGATTGGTTGGGATGAATCTGCATCACAGGAATTAGCAGCCAAGTGGCTGTCCTTTGCCGAACAACTAACGCACATGCCTGCAATTGACATCAATCGTCGTCTTATCATCGATCAGCCAATTGGAGTCGAAATCCACGGGTTTTGCGACGCTAGTAAACTATGTTATGGAGCTTGCATCTATATCCGTTCTACCAACAGCTCGAATCAAGTCTGGGTCGGCTTAGCTTGTTCGAAGTCACGTGTCGCACCACTCAAGGAAACTACGATTCCCAAACTCGAACTCTGTGGGGCTCTCACACTCGCTAGATTATATCACAACGTTCAATCAACTCTTGGGGTTTCTATATCGCGCTTAGTTCTTTGGTCGGATTCCACGATCGCTCTCGCTTGGATCAAAAAATCTTCAGTCGTATTAAAGGTATTCGAATCAAATCGAGTCAAGGAAATTCAGAAACTCACCGCAGACGTCGAATGGTGGTACGTAGGAACTAAAACTAATCCAGCTGACGCTCTATCCCGCGGACAATTTCCGCGAGAATTTCAGACTAATTCAAATTGGTTTCAGGGTCCGTCTTGGTTATCGCAGTCGTCTAATTTTTGGCCTACTAATCCTACTCTCGAAACTCAGGGTCCACTGGAAACTCTGGAACTTCAATGTCTTGTCATTCAATCTGAACCATCTGTCATTTTTAATCGATTCTCATCTTATTCTAAACTTATTAACGTCATTTCACTTTGTCTTCCCTGGAGATCTTCTAGCATATTCAAAACCAATCGCGTGTCTGTCGCAGAACGTCATCAGACAGAAACTCGAATTTTACATCTCATTCAACAGGAACAGTTCGGCTCAGAAATCAGCAACTTAGAAAATTCTAAACCAGTCAAAAGTGCTAAATTGGGGGCTTTCGATCCATACTTTGGTAATAGCGGTTTACTTCAGGTCGGTAgtcatctaaaaaattttgatttaactCGTTCACAGAAACACCCTATTCTCTTGCCATCTCATCATTATGTGACAGATCTCATCATTCGGGACACCCATCAGCGCATGCATCACGCCGGAATTCTGAGTACTTTGTTTGCTATTCGTCAGCGGTTCTGGCTTCTTGACGACAAGAATCAGGTCCGTAAAATCGTTCGTAAGTGTGTCGTTTGTATCCGTCACCGTCCGGAGCCTATACAATACAAGATGGCCGACTTACCAAGATTTCAAGTCCAAGGTTCATATGCTTTCGAACACACCGGGTTAGATTTTTGTGGTCCCTTTCTCATCAAGGAAAAACGTTATAATCGTGAAACTCGTTCTTGTAATACCACTCTCATCAAGGCGTACGGTTGTATCTTCATTTGTATGTCCACTCGAGCAGAACACATCGAAATCGTCAGTGATCTAAGTACTGATGCATTTCTAGCTAGTTTTCGACGATTTATCGGTCGCAGAGGTATTCCATCACACGTCCATTCGGACAACGGGTTAAATTTCGTCGGTGCTAGTAATCAACTTCATGAACTCTACAGTCTTCTTCAATCGAAAGATCACCAGGATCAGGTGCTTTTATTTTCTAATCCACGTAACATCACTTGGCATTTCAATCCGCCTCTTTCACCTTACTTCGGTGGAGTGTGGGAGGTAGCCGTAAAATCTTTTAAACAccattttaagtaa